The following proteins come from a genomic window of Chryseobacterium glaciei:
- a CDS encoding GLPGLI family protein gives MKKLMIAFITLLGILTCAQNQRFIYEYKFVKDSTEKDKAETELMYLDVTKKGSKFYSIDTRATDSLSMGEAKEMSGMQMATAMKGQISFIVEKSYPSYQTIFFDRLDNDINKYKVIDTRKLNWKILPDKEKIGEFTAQKATLDFAGRLWTAWFVSTIPIQDGPYKFKGLPGLIVKITDKTNSHIFELKGIEKLKENEVWTTEVGNQFERIISVDLKKYRKLFIEDRKNPDKMLSLPSSEGMTVMLGDNGEPMNRNEQIKELEKMSKERNAKDNNVLELDLLK, from the coding sequence ATGAAAAAATTGATGATTGCTTTTATTACACTTTTGGGGATACTTACTTGTGCTCAGAATCAGCGTTTTATCTATGAATATAAATTTGTAAAAGATTCTACTGAAAAAGATAAGGCTGAGACGGAGTTAATGTATCTGGACGTTACAAAAAAGGGTTCCAAATTCTACAGTATAGACACAAGGGCCACAGATTCTTTATCAATGGGAGAAGCTAAAGAAATGTCCGGAATGCAAATGGCAACAGCCATGAAAGGGCAGATTTCCTTTATTGTAGAAAAGTCTTATCCAAGCTATCAAACGATATTTTTCGACAGACTTGATAATGATATTAATAAATATAAAGTCATTGATACCAGAAAATTAAATTGGAAAATTTTACCAGATAAAGAAAAAATAGGTGAGTTTACAGCACAAAAAGCTACATTGGATTTTGCTGGAAGATTATGGACAGCTTGGTTCGTTTCTACTATTCCGATTCAGGACGGACCGTATAAATTTAAAGGATTACCGGGACTTATTGTGAAGATCACCGACAAAACAAATTCTCATATTTTTGAATTGAAAGGAATAGAAAAACTCAAAGAAAACGAAGTTTGGACTACAGAAGTTGGCAATCAATTTGAAAGAATAATCTCTGTTGATCTTAAAAAATACCGCAAACTCTTTATTGAAGATAGAAAAAATCCAGATAAAATGCTTTCGTTGCCATCTTCGGAAGGAATGACAGTAATGTTGGGGGATAACGGCGAGCCGATGAACCGCAATGAACAAATTAAAGAACTGGAAAAAATGTCCAAAGAAAGAAACGCAAAAGACAATAACGTTCTTGAACTAGATTTATTGAAATAA
- a CDS encoding tetratricopeptide repeat protein — protein sequence MKMTKINIKTVFLGLILVGSASFVNAQTTQTDTASSTTTTAATAQSGNATIDGLKKQIETNPKDTESLAKLATAYQEASDWTNAVDTWKKISALLPDWAPSYYSQAYAYQAAKDDANAKLSYEKYIATVKPEEVEQNKKNLAYAYFYVAFAEQQSDPAKAKEHIAKSIQYDPSNQDAVKLSKALNS from the coding sequence ATGAAAATGACTAAAATTAATATCAAAACTGTGTTTTTAGGTTTAATCCTTGTAGGAAGTGCAAGTTTTGTAAATGCACAAACAACGCAAACGGATACTGCAAGCAGTACAACAACTACGGCTGCTACAGCTCAATCTGGCAATGCAACGATCGACGGACTTAAAAAACAAATCGAAACAAATCCGAAGGATACAGAATCATTAGCAAAATTGGCTACAGCATATCAGGAAGCATCAGACTGGACAAATGCAGTTGATACTTGGAAAAAGATATCTGCTTTGTTACCGGATTGGGCTCCATCATATTACAGTCAGGCATACGCTTATCAAGCTGCTAAAGATGATGCCAACGCAAAACTTTCTTACGAGAAATATATTGCAACGGTAAAACCGGAAGAAGTAGAACAAAATAAGAAAAATTTAGCTTACGCTTATTTCTATGTTGCCTTTGCAGAACAGCAATCTGATCCTGCCAAAGCAAAAGAACATATTGCAAAATCTATACAGTATGACCCTAGCAATCAGGACGCTGTAAAATTGAGTAAAGCTTTAAATTCATAA
- a CDS encoding GLPGLI family protein: MKKNIVFFLLVSIFANAQINRFYYDYKYISDSTNKAEVKSDIMLLDIDKNGSKYYSREKFVSDSISKADLAKQLKGGLGGSINIKKNIKPGTIFATVTKAYPDYKVSLSEKIGQTIYKVVEDQKPEWKILPEKQKIGEYNTQKATTTFGGRQWVAWFSADIPFQDGPYKFYGLPGLIVKLEDKTGSHIMTLIGNKKTEASTEEELQLPGVTMIGLGGKDIEVTKKQFKKAWKDYQTDPTKDMKQSMSTLPAGAVVKMRNQDGKDIGVNEMYRNIEKRAKEEIQKNNNKIEPDLYK; the protein is encoded by the coding sequence ATGAAAAAAAATATAGTATTCTTTCTGCTTGTAAGCATATTTGCCAATGCACAGATCAACCGATTTTATTATGATTACAAATATATTTCAGATTCCACCAATAAAGCGGAAGTGAAAAGTGATATAATGCTTTTAGACATTGATAAAAATGGGTCAAAATATTATAGTCGCGAAAAATTTGTCTCTGATTCTATCTCAAAAGCTGATCTTGCAAAACAGTTGAAAGGCGGATTGGGCGGAAGCATTAACATCAAAAAAAATATAAAACCGGGAACAATTTTCGCAACCGTTACAAAAGCTTATCCCGATTATAAAGTATCACTTTCAGAAAAAATAGGACAAACAATCTATAAAGTTGTAGAAGACCAAAAGCCCGAATGGAAAATTCTTCCTGAAAAACAAAAAATAGGGGAATACAATACTCAGAAAGCGACAACAACTTTTGGAGGAAGACAATGGGTAGCATGGTTCAGTGCAGATATTCCTTTTCAGGATGGGCCATATAAATTTTACGGATTACCGGGACTGATTGTTAAATTAGAAGATAAAACGGGTTCACATATAATGACTTTAATTGGTAATAAAAAAACAGAGGCAAGTACAGAAGAGGAACTTCAATTACCGGGTGTTACAATGATTGGTTTGGGTGGTAAAGATATTGAGGTAACTAAAAAGCAATTTAAAAAAGCCTGGAAAGATTATCAGACAGATCCGACAAAAGATATGAAGCAGTCAATGAGTACTCTTCCCGCTGGTGCTGTGGTAAAAATGAGAAATCAGGATGGAAAAGATATTGGTGTGAACGAGATGTACAGGAATATTGAGAAAAGAGCAAAAGAAGAAATACAGAAAAATAATAACAAAATAGAACCTGATTTATACAAATAA
- a CDS encoding BlaI/MecI/CopY family transcriptional regulator, whose protein sequence is MIIQTLTKAEEQVMQYLWKLEKGFLKDVLDLFPEPKPHTNTVSTILKVLKDKEFVDYRVYGRQHEYFPLISKEQYSGKTMKSLVKNYFKGSYKSAVSFLVEKNEMTVEDLEILLNELKKKD, encoded by the coding sequence ATGATAATTCAGACGTTAACAAAGGCAGAAGAGCAGGTAATGCAGTATTTATGGAAACTCGAAAAAGGATTCTTAAAAGATGTCCTTGATCTTTTTCCGGAGCCAAAACCGCATACCAATACTGTTTCAACTATTTTAAAAGTGTTGAAAGACAAAGAGTTCGTAGACTACAGGGTTTACGGAAGACAGCATGAATATTTCCCGTTGATCTCAAAAGAGCAGTATTCGGGGAAGACCATGAAGAGCCTTGTGAAAAACTATTTTAAAGGTTCTTATAAAAGTGCCGTTTCATTTCTTGTAGAAAAAAATGAAATGACCGTTGAAGATCTTGAAATTTTATTAAACGAACTCAAAAAGAAAGACTAG
- the fsa gene encoding fructose-6-phosphate aldolase, whose translation MKFFIDTANLEQIREAKDLGILDGVTTNPSLMAKEGIQGAEAIKNHYKAICEIVDGDISAEVLSTTYEEMIKEGDELAAIHPNIVVKIPMIKDGIKALKYFSDKGIKTNCTLIFSAGQALLAAKAGATYVSPFLGRLDDISTDGLNLIQEIRLIFDNYMYDTEILAASIRHQMHIIDCAKIGADVITSPLPPILSLLRHPLTDSGLAQFIADSQKLA comes from the coding sequence ATGAAATTTTTTATTGACACTGCCAATTTAGAGCAAATTAGAGAAGCTAAAGACCTTGGAATTTTAGATGGGGTAACAACTAACCCGTCTTTAATGGCTAAAGAAGGAATTCAGGGAGCTGAGGCTATCAAAAATCATTATAAAGCAATTTGCGAGATCGTAGACGGAGATATTTCTGCTGAAGTTCTTTCTACAACTTACGAAGAAATGATCAAAGAAGGTGATGAATTGGCTGCAATCCACCCGAATATCGTTGTGAAAATTCCAATGATCAAAGACGGTATCAAAGCTTTAAAATATTTTTCTGATAAAGGAATCAAAACTAACTGTACGTTGATTTTCTCTGCTGGACAGGCTCTTTTAGCTGCAAAAGCGGGTGCAACTTACGTTTCTCCTTTCTTAGGTAGATTAGATGACATTTCTACAGACGGATTAAACTTAATCCAAGAAATCAGATTAATTTTTGATAACTATATGTATGACACTGAAATTTTAGCAGCATCTATCCGTCACCAAATGCACATTATTGACTGTGCTAAAATCGGTGCTGATGTTATTACTTCTCCACTTCCTCCGATCTTGAGTTTGTTGAGACACCCATTAACAGACAGCGGATTGGCTCAGTTTATTGCAGATTCTCAGAAATTAGCTTAA
- a CDS encoding YdeI/OmpD-associated family protein — translation MKNHFTAQLEIIGINPFVFIPEKVLNEIFETSEKNKSPIPVKGTVNGKEFKQNLMKYLGEWRLYVNLTMLKDSPKKIGETIEVSIEFDNSDRTISIHPQLDKAIKENPVALQNFENLIPSRRLELIRYINNLKTEASIQRNIEKIIKHLHGETDFFGKNIN, via the coding sequence ATGAAAAACCACTTCACAGCCCAACTAGAAATCATAGGCATCAATCCTTTTGTTTTTATTCCTGAGAAAGTTTTAAATGAAATTTTTGAAACTTCGGAAAAAAATAAAAGTCCAATTCCGGTGAAAGGAACTGTAAATGGGAAAGAATTCAAGCAAAATTTAATGAAATATTTAGGAGAATGGCGGTTATACGTCAACTTAACCATGTTAAAAGATTCTCCCAAAAAAATAGGCGAAACAATTGAAGTTTCAATTGAATTTGATAATTCAGACAGAACGATTTCCATTCATCCTCAATTGGATAAAGCGATTAAAGAAAATCCTGTTGCCTTACAAAATTTTGAAAATTTAATTCCTTCAAGAAGATTAGAATTGATTCGCTACATCAATAATTTAAAAACAGAAGCCAGCATTCAAAGAAATATTGAAAAAATAATCAAACATTTACACGGCGAAACTGACTTTTTTGGTAAGAATATTAATTGA
- a CDS encoding M56 family metallopeptidase, translated as MEAILLYFVKVILSSGVMFLYYQLSLKDKTFHHYNRFYLLSAILISLLLPLITVDDFTIEVNNDVYSLLDKIQNFNTTKNIENDHTYFRIIFSALGLVSLYFLGRFIYGIFRIQQLKSQFQKESFDGINFYHTNLTEAPFSYFKNLFWKNTIILNSDIGKQILKHEMVHIEQKHSFDKIFIEVITSVFWFNPFFHIIKKEISLIHEYLADKKAVKQSDTKAFAQMLLASHFSGTQLPATSPFLSSNLKKRLKMLQKPKTKFGYARRIFALPVLFSVAFAYMVNAKNKEIKETNIAIQEAVSQIKKDTIRPEKSKDIIVASKGYKKSDDEKKIADLSKKIQEKSKALKELKPESKEFQKHVDELGELSSEIGKIASSDNFQKTILAYRMDGSEMKNINDFFKSDEWKNKVKELKSMNIEMPEMPEMNFNFPDVPPFPKAPKAPNAPDAPNAPSSPNVSKARLYKFSDRQDMKWSPEADMTFAERAKESASTAKKRAELDRKRAKLEEKRAKLEGERAKLDVERRVLEGKNGRVYIQSNSFSNIPNDKMLRINAQTMRMNKGQNDSFTITTTGSGSVVGDTGDMKIFIDGKPSTKQDMEALKPNEISSMNIMKNSNNGKTEGSIQIQTKK; from the coding sequence ATGGAAGCAATACTTCTATACTTTGTAAAAGTAATTTTATCTTCTGGTGTAATGTTTTTGTATTATCAGTTGTCTTTAAAAGACAAGACATTTCATCATTATAACAGATTTTATTTACTGTCTGCAATATTGATATCACTATTATTACCGTTGATCACGGTGGATGATTTTACGATAGAGGTAAATAATGATGTTTATAGCTTGCTGGATAAGATACAGAATTTTAATACAACCAAAAACATAGAAAATGACCACACTTATTTTAGAATTATTTTTTCAGCTTTGGGATTGGTTTCTCTCTATTTTTTAGGAAGATTCATTTACGGAATCTTTAGAATACAACAGCTTAAAAGCCAATTTCAAAAAGAAAGTTTTGATGGTATCAATTTTTACCATACAAACCTCACCGAAGCTCCGTTCTCTTACTTTAAAAACCTGTTCTGGAAGAATACAATTATATTGAATTCAGACATCGGAAAACAGATTTTAAAGCACGAAATGGTGCATATTGAGCAGAAACACTCATTCGATAAAATTTTTATTGAAGTGATTACTTCCGTTTTCTGGTTCAATCCATTTTTTCATATCATTAAAAAAGAAATAAGTTTAATTCACGAGTATCTGGCTGATAAAAAGGCCGTAAAACAATCGGACACAAAAGCATTTGCGCAGATGCTTTTAGCAAGTCACTTTTCCGGAACACAGTTACCTGCAACCAGTCCGTTTCTAAGTTCAAATCTAAAAAAACGACTCAAAATGTTACAAAAACCTAAAACCAAATTCGGATATGCGCGAAGAATCTTTGCATTGCCGGTTTTATTTTCAGTGGCTTTTGCCTATATGGTAAATGCTAAAAATAAAGAGATTAAAGAAACAAATATTGCGATTCAGGAAGCTGTTTCTCAAATAAAAAAAGACACGATAAGACCAGAAAAAAGCAAAGATATAATTGTTGCTTCCAAAGGATATAAAAAATCTGATGACGAGAAAAAAATCGCCGATCTCAGTAAAAAAATACAGGAAAAAAGTAAAGCTTTAAAAGAATTAAAACCTGAAAGCAAAGAATTTCAAAAACATGTTGACGAATTGGGAGAACTTTCTTCTGAAATAGGCAAAATTGCAAGTTCGGATAATTTTCAGAAAACAATATTGGCCTACAGAATGGATGGTTCTGAAATGAAAAATATTAATGATTTTTTCAAATCAGACGAATGGAAAAATAAAGTAAAAGAGCTTAAAAGCATGAACATTGAAATGCCGGAAATGCCCGAAATGAATTTTAACTTTCCTGACGTTCCGCCATTTCCAAAAGCTCCAAAAGCTCCAAATGCTCCGGATGCACCAAACGCTCCAAGTTCACCGAATGTATCAAAGGCAAGACTTTATAAATTTAGTGATCGACAAGACATGAAATGGAGCCCTGAAGCTGATATGACCTTTGCTGAAAGAGCTAAAGAATCTGCATCAACAGCCAAAAAAAGAGCTGAACTCGACAGAAAAAGAGCAAAACTTGAAGAAAAAAGAGCGAAGCTAGAAGGAGAGAGAGCAAAACTTGATGTAGAAAGAAGAGTCTTGGAAGGGAAAAATGGAAGAGTTTACATTCAGAGTAATAGCTTTAGTAATATTCCGAATGACAAAATGTTGAGAATCAATGCTCAGACTATGAGAATGAATAAAGGCCAAAACGATAGTTTTACAATAACAACTACTGGATCTGGAAGTGTAGTTGGTGATACTGGAGACATGAAGATTTTTATTGATGGTAAACCTTCTACAAAACAAGATATGGAAGCTTTAAAACCAAATGAAATTTCTTCAATGAATATCATGAAAAACTCAAATAACGGAAAAACAGAAGGCAGCATACAAATTCAGACCAAAAAATAA